The Chitinophaga sp. H8 region TTTGCTTTACAACTCCGGGAGTTAAAACAAGAATATAAAGAGCATATCTGCAATTCAGATTTTTACAGGTACTACCGTTCCGGCAGAACCGACCGGGACGAAAATTATTATACGCTGGGCAATATCAATTACTATGAGGGATTAAACAGCTTTGTTTTTGAAATTGACCCGCAATTCTCAACCTACTTTGATTATAAGGTGGCAAAAATCTTAGCCAATGAATTAATCTATAACTACCTCACCACAAAATTAAGCCCGGAACAAAGCCCCGATGTGCTATTGCAGAATGGCGATACAAAAGATATTTTTTGGACACAATCAAAGAACGCCCTTATCGAATTGATTTATGCGCTTCATGCCGCCGATGCGCTTTCACACGGCAAATTGGGTATTCGCAAAATCAGTATGGTATTTCAAATCCTGTTCCGTGTTTCGCTTAGCGATATTCATAACAGTTTCCACCGAATGAAGACCCGTGCAGGTTCACGGACTTTGTTTTTAGACCAACTGAAATACAGCTTAGAAGAATACATGGACAAGGAAGATACTGCGTAATCTTCTTTTTTATTTTAAGGAATAAAGGACGGCATTGATGGTGCTGTCCTTTATTTTGCCCGTTTGCCTATATGTGTATATAGGCAAATCCGTTGGTCGGCACTCTTAGTTCATACTGTAAAAAGCAAGAAATCCCTATACAGCAATACTTTACATCAATTGCAAAAAAATAAAAAAAACTGCCTTTTTGATAGACACGTATCGGAAGACAGCCCCAGCCAAACGCTCCAATTTTGTACAGTGAACATTAAGCAACTGTGCAATGAATATTATAACCATAGAAGAAGAAGCATGGAGGTCGCTCAACGAGCGTATTAAATCCATTAGCGAGTTTATTCTGAAATCAGAAAACACCAGCTATGATAGTCTTTGGCTCAATAACCATGAAGTCTGTCAGTACCTCCACATCAGCGAAAAAACACTTTGGCGTATGCGTTCCAAAGGCGAAATAGCCTACTCCAAAATGTACGGGCAGTATTACTATACCATAGGAGCCATAAAAAATATGCTCAATGCCCATGCTGTGCAAACCAGCGAGGAATACATACAGGAGCTTATGGCAAGGGGTAAAAGCTATATCGAAAAAGGAAGAACAATAAAATCCGGCAAATAATTAAAACGTACTGCTATGAACATAGATAGAATGGAATTTTTTGCATGGATGGAGCGAATTATGGAACGCTTTGATGTTCTGAAACAACACATCATAGATATACAAAAGCAACGCAATACCATAGACGGCGAAGAACTGCTGGACAACCAAGACCTGTTACAAATGCTGAAAATCAGCCACCGCTCCTTGCAGCGTTACCGTTCGTCTGGCAAGCTGCCGTACTACACCATTAGCGGAAAGCTGTATTACAAGCTATCGGATGTACACCAATTCATCAGGGATAGTTTCAATGTTCCCCTGCAACGCACAAAGGACAACGGGTGACAAATAGTGCCACCTAAAGACAGGTACGGCGTAGCCGTACCCTGTTCAATTACTTTCGGACGATAACAATTTAAAATATCAATATTATGAGCGAGCAGACAATAGAACAGCCTCAACAAGAGCAGCAGCAAAAACCACAGCAATCCCCTGAACAGCTTTCAGATGTTTTGCTGGTCATGGATAAGGAAAAAAAGACTATTCAAGCGGTTACAGGTATTGACGAAAATGGCGAATTAAAAACCGTTGATGCCAATAAAAAGAACCAAAGCGAATTTATGCGGGTAGATAAGAGCGGAGATTTTTTCTCCAACTTCTTCTCCAACTTTTGGCGACAGCTCAAAGACCCCACCCGTTTTTCATTTTTCAAAGTTCCTGAACAGGAAGCCGTTGAAACAGCCCAAAAAATGCAGCAACAAATAAACGCCCCTACCAAAGAGGGCGAGGCAGTTATGGCTAAACATGAAGTGAAAGAGCCAAAGGAAGTGCAGCAAGAAAACAAAAAAGATATGGAAACTACACAAGCAACACAGACAACGCAGGCAACCCCTGAAACAAACGACCATCGTTTTAAGGCAGATGATATTGATTGGAAAACACTGGCACAAATTGGGATAACCAAAGAGCGGCTTGAAAAAGACGGCACATTGGATATGCTGTTGAAAGGCTATAAAACCAATAAGGTATATCCCATAGGTATCAATTTTGGTTCTGCCGTAATTCGTTCGGAGGCAAGGTTGGGGCTTCAAAACGGAGAAAACGGCAAGCCTGTATTTGTAATGTATGGCGTTCGCCACGAGCCGAACCTGCATACTCCTTTTTTCGGTCATGAATTTACCAAAGAGGACAAAGACAATTTGCTCAAAACCGGGAACATGGGGCGTGTGGTAGAGTTGACCTATCCCAAGACCGGAGAAAAAATACCGTCCATTATCAGCATTGATAAACTGACAAAGGAAGTTATTGCCTTACGGCAGGATTGGATAAAAGTGCCTGACGATATTGGAGGTGTAAAACTCACCGCGGAGCAAAAGCAAGTCTTATATGAGGGCAAAGCCATTTACTTAGAGGGTATGGTTTCGCAGAAAGGCAAAACGTTCAGCAGCGATATTCAATATAATGCTGACAAGCGTTTTCCCGAATACCTTTTTGAAAGGGGTGCAAATTACAAACAGACCCAAAGCCAGCAGCAAGCGCAATCACAGGAAAATCCCAAATTATTCAGAGGTAAAGAATTTAACGATGAGCAATACAAAAAGCTCACAGAGGGCAAGACCATTTATGTTTCTGATTTCATAGACGGGAAAGGACAGCCTTACAAGGGCTATGTTACGCTGAATGCCGAAACAGGCAAGTTTGATTTCAGTTTTAGAAACCCGGATAAATTAAAAGACAAGATTGTTCCCGCAGAAACCCATAAAACGCAGGTTGCCGTCAATTCAGAGGGTAAAACCAATGAGGCTACCAAAAATATCAATGAGCCTTTAAAACCCCAACAAACTGCTCCTGTGAACAAACAGCAGCAGGAAAAGCAGGAGCCGCCAAAGCCAGCTAAATCAAAAGGAATGAAAATGTAATTTCTAAAGGATAAGATATGAAAGCAATTATAGCAGAAAAACCAAGCGTAGCCCGTGAAATAGCCTCCCTGTTGGGAGCCACCGAAAAAAAGGATGGCTACGTAACAGGCAATGGCTATCAGGTTACGTGGGCATTCGGGCATTTGGTCGGTTTGGCAATGCCGGAAGATTATGGGTTTTCGGGTTTCCAAAAGGAAGCCCTGCCCATATTGCCCAACCCTTTTTTATTGACGGTACGCAAAGTGCGAAAAGAAAAAGCCTATGTTCCCGATAGTGGAGCGGTAAAGCAGTTGAAAATTATTGAACAGGTTATCGGGCGTTGCGATAGCATTATTGTTGCTACCGATGCGGGACGTGAGGGTGAACTCATCTTCAGGTATA contains the following coding sequences:
- a CDS encoding RteC domain-containing protein; protein product: MRHPLQTIVAEIQRQERKLSAEASSFIDEAYRMTIYLQELLRAVKEDVLKEGFASKAEEVHFFKLIKPNILGKLIYYNKVYRIETACPADNGNLHQCYFALQLRELKQEYKEHICNSDFYRYYRSGRTDRDENYYTLGNINYYEGLNSFVFEIDPQFSTYFDYKVAKILANELIYNYLTTKLSPEQSPDVLLQNGDTKDIFWTQSKNALIELIYALHAADALSHGKLGIRKISMVFQILFRVSLSDIHNSFHRMKTRAGSRTLFLDQLKYSLEEYMDKEDTA
- a CDS encoding helix-turn-helix domain-containing protein, which produces MNIITIEEEAWRSLNERIKSISEFILKSENTSYDSLWLNNHEVCQYLHISEKTLWRMRSKGEIAYSKMYGQYYYTIGAIKNMLNAHAVQTSEEYIQELMARGKSYIEKGRTIKSGK
- a CDS encoding helix-turn-helix domain-containing protein is translated as MNIDRMEFFAWMERIMERFDVLKQHIIDIQKQRNTIDGEELLDNQDLLQMLKISHRSLQRYRSSGKLPYYTISGKLYYKLSDVHQFIRDSFNVPLQRTKDNG
- a CDS encoding DUF3945 domain-containing protein, with protein sequence MSEQTIEQPQQEQQQKPQQSPEQLSDVLLVMDKEKKTIQAVTGIDENGELKTVDANKKNQSEFMRVDKSGDFFSNFFSNFWRQLKDPTRFSFFKVPEQEAVETAQKMQQQINAPTKEGEAVMAKHEVKEPKEVQQENKKDMETTQATQTTQATPETNDHRFKADDIDWKTLAQIGITKERLEKDGTLDMLLKGYKTNKVYPIGINFGSAVIRSEARLGLQNGENGKPVFVMYGVRHEPNLHTPFFGHEFTKEDKDNLLKTGNMGRVVELTYPKTGEKIPSIISIDKLTKEVIALRQDWIKVPDDIGGVKLTAEQKQVLYEGKAIYLEGMVSQKGKTFSSDIQYNADKRFPEYLFERGANYKQTQSQQQAQSQENPKLFRGKEFNDEQYKKLTEGKTIYVSDFIDGKGQPYKGYVTLNAETGKFDFSFRNPDKLKDKIVPAETHKTQVAVNSEGKTNEATKNINEPLKPQQTAPVNKQQQEKQEPPKPAKSKGMKM